The following coding sequences are from one bacterium SCSIO 12741 window:
- a CDS encoding 16S rRNA (uracil(1498)-N(3))-methyltransferase produces MAGHRSYIPTELQGVIEVPEMESKHLFKVLRMKEGDTLEVVNGKGDLAQAHLSLGHAKHCQLTIDSVSHQDRRSDKKITMAIAPTKNLARLEWFAEKAVEIGIDRIVPILCEHSERRVLKTDRIQKVLVSAMKQSKQVFLPQLDDLTPVKAFIEQQESGIMAHCSESESKEPLEKLVKNQSEITILIGPEGDFSPSEITFARSHGLLEARIGKSILRTETAGIVACTLANWT; encoded by the coding sequence ATACCCACTGAGCTCCAAGGTGTGATTGAGGTTCCGGAAATGGAGTCCAAACACTTGTTTAAAGTACTCCGCATGAAAGAAGGCGATACGCTGGAAGTGGTGAACGGGAAAGGAGACTTGGCCCAGGCTCACTTGTCTTTGGGGCATGCTAAGCATTGTCAACTTACGATTGACTCAGTAAGTCATCAGGACCGCCGATCGGATAAGAAGATCACCATGGCCATTGCACCGACCAAGAATCTGGCTCGATTGGAATGGTTTGCCGAAAAGGCGGTGGAAATTGGCATTGACCGGATCGTCCCTATATTGTGTGAACACAGCGAAAGAAGGGTTCTAAAAACGGATCGCATCCAAAAAGTTTTGGTTTCGGCCATGAAACAATCCAAGCAGGTTTTCCTGCCTCAGCTGGATGATCTAACCCCGGTAAAAGCATTTATCGAACAACAGGAATCTGGAATAATGGCTCACTGCTCGGAGAGTGAATCCAAGGAGCCACTGGAAAAATTAGTTAAAAATCAGTCAGAAATCACCATCCTGATCGGACCTGAAGGAGATTTTAGCCCTTCAGAGATTACCTTTGCGAGAAGCCACGGTTTGTTGGAAGCCCGTATTGGAAAGTCGATTCTGAGAACGGAAACTGCCGGCATAGTGGCCTGCACCTTAGCCAATTGGACATGA
- a CDS encoding DUF4159 domain-containing protein produces the protein MMRILLAFLISLGTLNASSQDFQIALLKYNGGGDWYANLETSLPNLIQFCNMTLKTNINPEQAIVEVGSKDLFNYPWIHMTGHGNVVFSSAEASNLRNYLLAGGFLHIDDNYGMDPYIRNQMKQVFPELEFVELPYDHPIYHQKFDFARGLPKIHEHDQKAPKGYGLFYEGRLVCFYSYECDLGDGWEDSSVHNDPEEKRIEALKMGANIIQYSFNGEVN, from the coding sequence ATGATGAGAATACTTCTTGCTTTCTTAATCAGCCTGGGAACACTGAATGCTTCTTCTCAGGATTTTCAAATTGCCTTGCTCAAATACAACGGTGGTGGCGACTGGTATGCCAATCTGGAAACTTCGCTTCCCAACTTGATTCAGTTTTGCAACATGACGCTCAAAACCAACATCAACCCGGAGCAAGCCATTGTGGAAGTAGGAAGTAAAGACCTGTTCAACTACCCGTGGATTCACATGACCGGACATGGAAATGTGGTGTTCAGCTCAGCAGAAGCCAGTAACCTGAGAAATTATCTGTTGGCCGGCGGTTTTCTGCACATCGATGACAACTATGGAATGGATCCCTACATCCGCAACCAAATGAAACAGGTATTTCCTGAACTCGAATTTGTGGAACTGCCCTACGACCACCCTATCTACCACCAAAAGTTTGACTTTGCCCGCGGACTCCCAAAAATTCACGAACACGATCAAAAAGCGCCTAAAGGTTATGGCCTGTTCTATGAAGGACGCCTGGTATGCTTCTACTCCTACGAATGCGACTTGGGTGATGGATGGGAAGATTCTTCGGTACACAACGATCCGGAAGAGAAGAGAATTGAGGCCCTAAAAATGGGCGCCAACATTATTCAATACTCCTTTAACGGTGAGGTTAATTAG
- the trkA gene encoding Trk system potassium transporter TrkA, whose product MKIVIAGAGEVGVHLARLLADQSQDIILIDMDKRRLRYAESHTDVLIHRGDATSVTVMEEAHVNTCDLLIAATDSETTNITVAILGKKLGAKKTIARITNTEWIKNYDRLGLASLGVDSLISPEQLASEEIEYLVRQSAFTDAFQFEQGKLNLIGIHMGDGAPIINKTIRQAADMNPHLNFMAIAIHRNNETIIPRGDTLIQKGDDCYFISQREGISRVLNLTGNECRNLKHVMILGGSKIAEKTARALCRDYKVKLVESNKDRAMELAESLQGVLVINGDGRDVELLEEENIEQMGVFIAVTGNSETNIMSCLVAKAHGVSKTIALVENMEYLHLSKNVGIDVFINKKLTAASNIFKYVRKGNVVSSTMLRGIDSEILEFDVKAGSKITKKPIRDLRFPKSAVIGGAVRNGKTLITMGDFQAQASDKLVVFCLPGSVSKVETFFK is encoded by the coding sequence ATGAAGATAGTTATCGCAGGAGCAGGAGAAGTTGGAGTTCATCTCGCCCGATTGTTGGCTGACCAATCCCAAGACATCATCCTAATCGACATGGATAAGCGCAGACTGCGCTATGCCGAATCACACACCGATGTATTAATTCACCGTGGTGACGCCACTTCTGTGACCGTCATGGAAGAAGCCCATGTTAATACCTGTGACCTGTTGATTGCTGCAACGGATTCGGAAACCACCAACATTACCGTTGCCATTTTAGGCAAGAAATTGGGCGCTAAGAAAACCATTGCCCGTATTACCAACACCGAATGGATTAAAAACTACGACCGATTGGGATTGGCCTCCCTTGGAGTAGATTCATTGATTTCTCCTGAACAACTGGCCAGTGAAGAAATTGAATACCTGGTTCGCCAATCCGCCTTTACCGATGCCTTTCAATTTGAGCAAGGAAAACTCAATCTGATCGGTATTCACATGGGTGATGGTGCTCCCATTATCAATAAAACTATTCGCCAGGCAGCGGATATGAATCCGCACCTCAACTTTATGGCCATCGCCATTCACCGGAATAATGAAACCATTATCCCAAGAGGTGACACCCTGATTCAAAAAGGGGATGACTGCTACTTCATTTCTCAGCGTGAAGGAATTTCCCGTGTGCTCAACCTTACCGGAAACGAATGCCGGAATCTGAAGCACGTAATGATTCTTGGAGGAAGTAAAATTGCCGAAAAAACCGCCCGTGCTCTTTGTCGGGATTACAAGGTAAAACTGGTAGAAAGCAATAAGGACCGCGCCATGGAACTTGCAGAATCTCTGCAAGGTGTCCTCGTGATTAATGGGGATGGTCGCGATGTGGAACTTCTGGAGGAAGAAAACATCGAGCAAATGGGTGTTTTTATTGCGGTAACCGGAAACTCGGAAACCAATATCATGTCCTGCCTTGTAGCCAAAGCTCACGGGGTGTCTAAAACCATTGCCTTGGTGGAAAACATGGAATACCTGCACTTGTCCAAAAATGTTGGTATTGATGTGTTTATCAATAAAAAATTGACAGCTGCCAGTAACATCTTTAAGTATGTGCGAAAAGGAAACGTAGTCTCCTCTACCATGCTTCGAGGTATCGATTCCGAGATTCTCGAATTTGATGTAAAGGCCGGTTCAAAAATCACCAAGAAGCCAATTCGTGATCTTAGGTTCCCAAAATCTGCTGTGATTGGCGGAGCTGTGCGCAACGGAAAAACCCTGATTACCATGGGAGACTTCCAGGCACAGGCAAGCGACAAGTTGGTTGTATTCTGTCTTCCTGGTTCTGTATCCAAAGTAGAGACCTTCTTCAAATAA
- a CDS encoding ion transporter: protein MEQNRPPWKDKVHEVIFGHHTLAGRTFDVALLITILMSLAVIMLDSVSSIEQKYGFWLDILEWLFTGLFTIEYILRILTAHNPKRYVTSFFGIIDLLSTIPTYFGLFFGSSHLPQVIRTFRLIRVFRILGLSSYVGQANMLAEALKASVQKIIVFLVAVVSINVLFGTIMFMVEGPENGFTSIPRSVYWAIVTMTTVGYGDIAPQTPLGQAIAAFAMIIAYSIIAVPTGIVTFNLAKADEKREKKNGPITCSNCGNVEEKTDSNFCRKCGEPI from the coding sequence ATGGAGCAAAACCGCCCACCTTGGAAGGATAAAGTACACGAGGTCATTTTTGGTCATCACACCCTGGCTGGAAGAACCTTCGATGTCGCCTTGTTGATCACCATTCTGATGAGTCTTGCCGTAATTATGCTGGATAGTGTTTCCAGTATTGAACAGAAGTATGGCTTTTGGCTCGATATTCTGGAATGGCTGTTTACCGGTTTATTTACCATTGAATACATCCTTCGCATTCTAACCGCACATAATCCAAAACGCTACGTTACCAGCTTCTTTGGAATTATTGATCTCCTCTCCACCATTCCAACCTACTTCGGATTGTTTTTTGGGAGCTCTCACCTTCCCCAGGTTATCCGAACCTTTCGATTGATTCGTGTTTTCCGAATACTCGGGCTATCCTCCTACGTAGGTCAGGCCAATATGCTTGCCGAAGCCCTCAAAGCCAGTGTGCAGAAGATTATCGTCTTTTTGGTTGCTGTGGTGAGTATTAATGTGTTGTTCGGTACCATTATGTTTATGGTGGAAGGTCCGGAAAATGGATTTACGAGTATTCCGCGATCCGTTTATTGGGCCATTGTGACCATGACAACCGTAGGATATGGAGATATCGCTCCCCAAACTCCACTGGGTCAAGCTATTGCAGCTTTTGCCATGATCATAGCCTACTCCATAATCGCTGTACCCACCGGTATTGTTACGTTTAACCTCGCTAAGGCCGACGAAAAGCGAGAAAAAAAGAACGGTCCCATCACCTGTTCCAACTGCGGAAATGTGGAAGAAAAGACCGATTCAAACTTCTGTCGAAAATGCGGTGAACCGATATAA
- a CDS encoding carbonic anhydrase — MITASEALDRLKEGNQRYTQDQLTHPNSDQDRRASQVGGQEPYAIILSCADSRVAPELIFDKGIGEIFVIRVAGNTANPSSMASIEYAVAHLKTPLIVVLGHQNCGACAAAIAGGDNGPNLNHLLGFINPAVESAGSDQVNDVVRENARLQATQLLADSAIIKDAAEQGNVQIVSAYYSLENGEVHFD, encoded by the coding sequence ATGATTACAGCATCAGAAGCATTGGACCGACTGAAGGAAGGTAACCAGCGATATACCCAAGACCAATTGACTCATCCTAATAGCGACCAAGACCGCAGAGCCAGTCAGGTAGGTGGTCAAGAGCCTTATGCCATTATTCTAAGTTGCGCCGATTCAAGAGTTGCTCCTGAATTGATCTTCGATAAGGGAATTGGAGAAATCTTTGTCATTCGTGTTGCTGGTAACACGGCAAACCCAAGTTCGATGGCCTCTATTGAGTACGCAGTGGCACATCTAAAAACTCCACTTATTGTGGTGTTGGGTCACCAAAATTGTGGTGCCTGCGCAGCCGCCATCGCTGGAGGTGACAATGGACCAAACCTGAATCACCTACTTGGATTTATCAATCCAGCAGTAGAATCAGCAGGAAGCGATCAGGTGAATGACGTAGTTCGCGAAAATGCCCGTTTACAAGCCACTCAATTGTTGGCCGATTCAGCCATCATTAAGGATGCTGCTGAACAAGGAAATGTACAAATCGTTTCGGCCTACTACAGCCTCGAAAACGGTGAAGTCCACTTCGACTAA
- the hutH gene encoding histidine ammonia-lyase, whose amino-acid sequence MKVHHLISSERLTLTTIRDIIQSERLLHLSDSARDKIVACREYLDRKMDTQEEPIYGINTGFGSLYNHSISREDLSQLQKNLVMSHACGTGDQVDPEVVKLMLLLKIQGLSYGHSGVQLITVERLIDFYNHNVLPVVFEQGSLGASGDLAPLAHLALPLLGLGEVTFEGKIQPAADVLESIGWEPIELQSKEGLALLNGTQFMSALAVWNLLKATELSEKADKIAALSLDAFDGRPEPFDPSLHHIRNHQGQIETATRIRDYLIGSEIIEQSKTHVQDPYSFRCVPQVHGASKDALKYILSVVENEINAVTDNPTIFPEEDKIISGGNFHGQPLALVLDQMSIACAELASISERRVYKMISGQRGLPAFLVAEPGLNSGFMIPQYTAASIVSQNKQLCTPSSVDTIDSSNGQEDHVSMGANAATKCQRVVKNLQRVLGIELLNAAQALEFRRPLKSSPELEEWVSVYRQTVPFVEKDTELHVLIKKSIAFLD is encoded by the coding sequence ATGAAGGTTCATCATTTGATCTCCTCAGAACGACTAACCCTAACCACGATTCGTGACATCATTCAATCGGAGCGACTATTGCATTTAAGTGATTCCGCCCGTGACAAAATTGTAGCCTGTCGCGAATACCTGGATCGTAAAATGGATACCCAGGAAGAGCCGATTTACGGAATCAATACCGGATTCGGATCTCTGTACAACCATTCGATTTCTCGGGAAGACCTCAGCCAGTTGCAGAAAAACCTGGTCATGTCTCATGCCTGTGGAACCGGTGATCAGGTAGATCCTGAGGTAGTCAAATTGATGTTGCTCTTGAAAATTCAAGGTCTTTCTTACGGCCACAGCGGGGTTCAATTGATCACCGTAGAGCGATTAATTGATTTCTACAACCACAATGTGCTACCCGTAGTTTTCGAGCAAGGGTCCTTAGGTGCTTCTGGAGATTTAGCCCCTCTGGCTCATTTGGCTTTGCCACTTCTCGGTTTAGGAGAGGTAACCTTCGAAGGAAAGATTCAACCAGCAGCTGATGTTTTGGAAAGTATTGGCTGGGAACCCATTGAGCTACAATCTAAAGAAGGGTTGGCCTTGCTAAATGGAACTCAGTTTATGAGTGCCTTGGCCGTTTGGAACTTATTGAAGGCAACCGAACTATCTGAAAAGGCAGATAAGATTGCAGCCCTGTCTTTAGATGCGTTTGACGGTAGACCCGAGCCTTTTGATCCGAGTTTGCACCACATTCGCAATCACCAGGGACAAATTGAAACAGCCACCCGTATCCGAGATTACCTGATTGGAAGTGAAATTATTGAGCAGAGCAAAACCCATGTTCAGGATCCTTATTCCTTCCGCTGTGTCCCCCAGGTTCACGGGGCGAGCAAAGACGCTTTGAAGTATATCCTGTCTGTGGTTGAAAATGAAATTAACGCGGTTACCGACAACCCTACCATTTTTCCAGAAGAGGATAAGATCATCTCCGGTGGAAACTTTCATGGACAGCCCTTAGCCTTGGTACTTGATCAAATGAGTATTGCCTGTGCGGAATTGGCCTCTATTTCGGAGAGAAGGGTATATAAAATGATTTCAGGTCAACGTGGTTTGCCGGCCTTCTTGGTGGCTGAGCCAGGTTTGAATTCTGGTTTTATGATTCCTCAGTACACCGCTGCATCCATTGTAAGCCAAAATAAGCAGCTTTGTACGCCTTCATCCGTCGATACCATCGATTCATCCAATGGACAGGAAGATCACGTATCTATGGGCGCCAATGCAGCTACCAAGTGTCAGCGGGTGGTAAAAAACCTTCAGCGGGTGTTGGGAATTGAATTACTGAATGCAGCTCAGGCCTTGGAGTTTAGAAGGCCGTTGAAAAGTTCTCCGGAATTGGAGGAATGGGTGAGTGTATACAGACAGACGGTGCCCTTCGTTGAAAAGGACACCGAGCTGCATGTATTGATCAAAAAATCGATTGCCTTTCTCGACTAA
- a CDS encoding histidine--tRNA ligase, with protein sequence MAKQRLNTPKGTRDFLPLQASRRNYLFDTIRSVFHTYGFAPIETPAMELTETLMGKYGEEGDRLIFKIMPRGEKLKNAGSDIRSEEALRYDLTVPFARMVAQHRNELSFPFKRYQIQPVWRADRPQAGRYREFYQCDIDMIGSESLLNEVELIQVINEVFSRLKLPEVTIKLNNRKILQGIADILGQSDNMMTITIALDKLDKVGREGVEKELREKGIPDEAIQKLETVFNLPQDGAEALDALNDLFADSEMGQKGVEELRFLIDYVQNLDLKGVQFDATLARGLNYYTGAIFEVTHPDFNSSICGGGRYDNLTGIFDPKLVLSGVGVSFGADRIYDLLLKKELFPADLDSTTDVLFVNFGEAEAAQCMKWATELRQAGIRTEIYPDSAKMRKQMKYANDKQVPYVVLVGEQEMENGLLTVKDMKAGTQDSVSVQDLIARLQSK encoded by the coding sequence ATGGCCAAACAACGACTAAATACCCCGAAAGGGACCCGCGATTTTTTACCCCTCCAGGCAAGCCGGAGAAATTACCTATTCGATACCATTCGATCGGTATTTCATACTTACGGATTTGCTCCCATCGAAACTCCTGCCATGGAGTTGACCGAAACGCTGATGGGAAAGTACGGTGAAGAAGGGGATCGCTTGATTTTCAAAATCATGCCGCGTGGTGAGAAATTGAAAAATGCCGGATCGGATATCCGCTCCGAGGAAGCGTTGCGTTACGACTTAACCGTACCCTTTGCACGTATGGTTGCACAGCACCGCAATGAATTGAGTTTTCCTTTTAAGCGTTACCAGATTCAACCGGTATGGCGTGCGGATCGACCTCAAGCTGGAAGGTACCGAGAATTCTATCAATGTGATATTGATATGATCGGTTCGGAGAGTTTGCTCAATGAGGTGGAGTTGATTCAGGTGATCAATGAAGTGTTTTCCCGTTTGAAATTACCGGAAGTGACCATCAAGTTGAACAACCGGAAAATTCTTCAGGGAATCGCCGATATTCTCGGTCAGAGTGACAACATGATGACCATCACCATTGCTTTGGACAAATTGGATAAAGTAGGTCGCGAAGGAGTAGAGAAGGAGTTACGTGAAAAAGGAATTCCTGATGAGGCCATTCAAAAGTTGGAAACGGTTTTCAACCTTCCACAGGATGGAGCTGAAGCCTTAGATGCATTGAATGACCTATTTGCCGATTCAGAAATGGGGCAAAAGGGAGTAGAAGAGTTACGCTTTTTGATCGACTACGTACAAAATCTGGATCTTAAAGGAGTACAATTTGACGCTACTTTGGCCAGAGGATTGAACTACTATACCGGAGCCATTTTCGAAGTAACTCACCCCGATTTTAACTCCAGTATTTGTGGTGGTGGACGATACGACAACCTAACCGGGATTTTTGATCCCAAATTGGTTCTATCCGGAGTAGGTGTTTCCTTTGGCGCTGATCGCATTTACGATTTGCTTTTGAAAAAGGAACTCTTTCCAGCTGATCTGGATTCTACCACAGATGTGCTCTTCGTCAACTTTGGGGAGGCAGAGGCGGCTCAATGTATGAAGTGGGCCACAGAGTTAAGGCAGGCGGGAATTCGTACCGAAATTTATCCGGATAGCGCTAAGATGCGCAAACAGATGAAATATGCCAACGACAAGCAAGTACCTTACGTCGTTTTGGTAGGGGAGCAGGAAATGGAAAATGGACTGCTAACCGTAAAAGATATGAAGGCGGGGACCCAGGATTCGGTATCCGTTCAAGATTTAATAGCAAGATTACAATCCAAATAA
- the ettA gene encoding energy-dependent translational throttle protein EttA translates to MSDDKKIIFSMIGISKVIPPQRQILKNIHLSFFYGAKIGIIGLNGSGKSTLMKIIAGVEKSFQGDIHFSPGYSVGYLAQEPEMDADKTVIEVVKEGVQEVVDVLKEYEEVNNAFMDPAVMEDPDKMQKLIDRQGELNDLIEQHNAWELDNKLEVAMDALRCPDSDAKVAHLSGGERRRVALCRLLLQEPDILLLDEPTNHLDAESIWWLEQHLQQYKGTVIAITHDRYFLDNVAGWILELDRGEGIPWKGNYSSWLDQKAKRLAQEEKQESKRRKTLERELEWVKMAPKARQTKSKARISNYEKMLADEGKDKLENLEIYIPPGPRLGSEVIEAVEVSKGFDDRLLYEDLNFKLPPNGIVGIIGPNGVGKTTLFRMIMGLEEPNSGSFNVGDTVKVAYVDQTHADIDQNKTVYEVISGGNEWLEIGSHKINSRAYVNKFNFGGGDQQKKVNILSGGERNRLHLAMTLKMEANVLLLDEPTNDIDVNTLRALEEALENFAGCAVVISHDRWFLDRICTHILAFEGDSQVKYFEGSFSEYEENKRKRLGDITPKRLKYKKLVRD, encoded by the coding sequence ATGTCAGACGATAAGAAGATAATATTCAGCATGATCGGAATTTCTAAGGTAATTCCGCCTCAGCGTCAGATTTTGAAAAACATTCACCTCTCCTTTTTCTACGGAGCGAAAATTGGAATTATTGGATTGAACGGATCCGGTAAGTCAACCTTGATGAAAATCATCGCGGGAGTAGAGAAATCCTTTCAGGGAGATATTCATTTCTCTCCAGGCTACTCGGTGGGTTACCTGGCTCAGGAACCTGAAATGGATGCGGATAAAACCGTGATCGAAGTGGTAAAAGAGGGTGTTCAGGAAGTAGTAGATGTACTCAAAGAATACGAAGAAGTAAACAACGCTTTTATGGATCCTGCCGTAATGGAAGATCCGGATAAAATGCAAAAGCTGATCGATCGCCAGGGAGAATTGAATGACCTGATTGAACAGCACAACGCCTGGGAATTGGACAACAAGCTGGAAGTGGCCATGGATGCTCTTCGCTGTCCGGATTCTGATGCCAAGGTTGCTCACCTATCTGGTGGGGAAAGACGTCGGGTGGCTCTATGTCGCCTGTTGCTGCAAGAACCGGATATCCTATTACTGGATGAGCCTACCAACCACTTGGATGCTGAGTCCATTTGGTGGTTAGAGCAGCACTTGCAACAGTATAAGGGTACGGTAATCGCGATTACTCACGACCGTTACTTCCTGGATAATGTAGCTGGATGGATTCTCGAACTCGACCGAGGTGAGGGGATTCCCTGGAAAGGAAACTACTCCAGTTGGTTGGATCAAAAAGCCAAGCGATTGGCTCAGGAAGAAAAGCAGGAAAGTAAACGCCGTAAAACCCTGGAACGAGAGTTGGAATGGGTGAAGATGGCTCCGAAAGCACGTCAAACGAAATCGAAGGCTCGTATCTCTAACTACGAGAAAATGTTGGCCGACGAAGGCAAGGATAAATTGGAAAACCTGGAGATCTACATTCCACCTGGACCACGTTTGGGATCTGAGGTTATTGAAGCTGTTGAGGTTTCCAAAGGATTTGACGATCGTCTGTTGTACGAAGACCTGAATTTTAAACTACCACCAAACGGTATTGTAGGAATCATTGGTCCAAACGGTGTAGGTAAAACCACACTTTTCCGCATGATTATGGGATTGGAAGAGCCGAACAGTGGAAGCTTTAATGTGGGAGACACCGTTAAGGTGGCCTACGTAGATCAAACCCACGCGGACATCGATCAGAACAAAACAGTATACGAAGTGATTTCCGGTGGCAACGAATGGTTGGAAATCGGATCGCATAAAATCAACTCTCGGGCTTACGTCAACAAATTCAACTTTGGTGGTGGCGATCAGCAGAAGAAGGTGAACATCCTTTCGGGTGGAGAGCGTAACCGTCTACACCTGGCTATGACCTTGAAAATGGAGGCCAACGTGCTGTTGCTCGATGAGCCTACCAATGATATTGATGTAAACACCCTCCGTGCTTTGGAAGAAGCGTTGGAGAACTTTGCCGGATGTGCCGTGGTTATTTCGCACGACCGCTGGTTCCTCGACCGGATTTGTACGCACATCCTGGCCTTTGAAGGCGATTCTCAGGTGAAGTACTTTGAAGGATCCTTCTCCGAATACGAAGAGAACAAACGCAAACGATTGGGTGACATTACCCCGAAAAGATTGAAGTACAAAAAATTGGTTAGAGACTAA
- a CDS encoding fasciclin domain-containing protein → MYRWKLAEIGLFVISIVLLSSCTNDSAPVSQASVSTQTEEPKEVKGQAFVSDEVSQQNIVQIAVGSQDHTTLVAAVQAAGLVDVLANNGPLTVFAPVNAAFDALPDGTVDNLLLPENKSSLISVIHYHAAPGTYKGDLLKDGMDLYMAQGGNVKITREGEDVFANGNKILATIDATNGVIHVIDGVLLPPQ, encoded by the coding sequence ATGTACAGATGGAAATTAGCAGAAATCGGGCTTTTCGTTATCAGCATCGTTCTGCTCAGTAGCTGCACGAATGATAGCGCTCCGGTTAGCCAAGCCAGTGTATCAACCCAAACCGAAGAACCTAAGGAAGTCAAAGGTCAGGCTTTTGTATCTGACGAAGTATCCCAGCAAAACATTGTACAGATCGCGGTAGGATCTCAGGACCATACTACTCTGGTAGCCGCTGTTCAAGCAGCAGGATTGGTAGATGTTTTAGCCAACAATGGACCGCTCACAGTGTTTGCTCCAGTTAACGCAGCATTTGATGCACTGCCAGATGGAACGGTTGACAACCTGCTTTTGCCGGAAAACAAATCCAGCCTCATTTCCGTCATCCACTACCATGCAGCGCCTGGAACCTATAAAGGTGACCTGCTCAAGGATGGAATGGACCTCTACATGGCGCAAGGAGGCAACGTAAAGATTACCCGAGAAGGCGAAGATGTATTCGCTAATGGAAATAAAATTTTGGCAACGATCGATGCCACGAATGGAGTGATCCACGTGATCGACGGAGTACTACTCCCTCCACAGTAA